A genome region from Flavobacterium sp. includes the following:
- the asnB gene encoding asparagine synthase B: MSGLLAVIGKGKDPQFVKELSERMSHRGPDESDLHIMENGSILCHESLSIIDLQSGKQPIQGTNKAWMVHDGEIYNYQQLKNTVLKDHTFRTNSDSEVIVHLYEEFGYDFCNKLDGDFAFVIIDGDKYIAGRDPIGVKPLYYGLDERGRIYFSSEMKSIADQCKSFSTFPPGHYYTAKSGFVKYYHPEYEDHKNAVQPLNLELIRESLIEATRKRLMSEVPVGVILSGGLDTSLITSIASRLLKENGKKLPSFSIGLDADAPDNIMARKAAEFLGTDHHEIHFTIEEGVEILEKVISHIETYDIISVRSGVPMYLLSKAIIDKGVKVVLSGEGADEIFGGHLYFRNAPSAEEFQDETIERVQKLFTADLLRVDKTTMANGIEARVPFLDKDFLDVTIRIKTEEKQPKTYDGIEKYILRKAFDTPENPYLPKEVLWRQKEQFSDGVGYNWVDALIEYCSSQVTDEQLAGASAEFPYNTPTTKEAYYYRLIFHKYYPQVSAAQTVRKWIPKWQENLDPSGRANAAHLQGNFENVKSGVAV, encoded by the coding sequence ATGTCTGGATTATTGGCCGTTATTGGTAAAGGAAAAGACCCGCAGTTTGTAAAAGAACTTTCAGAAAGAATGTCGCATCGCGGCCCTGATGAAAGTGATTTACACATCATGGAAAATGGAAGTATACTTTGTCATGAAAGTTTATCTATTATCGATCTGCAATCGGGAAAACAGCCTATTCAGGGAACAAATAAAGCATGGATGGTTCATGATGGAGAGATCTATAACTATCAACAGCTAAAAAACACGGTTTTAAAAGATCATACTTTTAGAACCAATTCAGATTCTGAAGTTATCGTGCATTTGTACGAAGAATTCGGATATGATTTTTGTAATAAACTTGACGGCGATTTTGCTTTCGTAATTATCGACGGAGATAAATATATTGCCGGAAGAGACCCTATTGGAGTTAAACCTCTGTATTATGGACTGGATGAAAGAGGAAGAATTTATTTTTCTTCGGAAATGAAATCAATTGCAGATCAATGTAAATCGTTTTCAACATTTCCTCCGGGACATTATTATACAGCAAAAAGTGGTTTCGTAAAATATTACCACCCGGAATATGAGGATCATAAAAATGCTGTTCAGCCTCTAAATTTAGAACTAATTAGAGAAAGTCTTATTGAAGCAACACGAAAAAGATTAATGAGCGAAGTACCTGTTGGAGTTATTCTTTCAGGAGGATTAGACACTTCTTTAATTACATCAATTGCGTCAAGATTATTAAAAGAAAATGGTAAAAAACTGCCTTCTTTTTCGATTGGTTTAGATGCCGATGCGCCGGATAATATTATGGCCAGAAAAGCCGCAGAATTTCTGGGAACAGATCACCATGAAATTCATTTTACTATAGAAGAAGGAGTAGAGATATTAGAAAAAGTAATTTCGCATATAGAAACTTACGATATTATTTCGGTTCGTTCCGGAGTTCCAATGTATTTATTGTCAAAAGCAATTATTGATAAAGGAGTAAAAGTTGTTCTTTCGGGAGAAGGAGCTGATGAAATTTTTGGAGGACATTTGTATTTTAGAAATGCGCCTTCAGCAGAAGAATTTCAGGATGAAACAATAGAAAGAGTTCAGAAACTTTTTACTGCTGATTTACTTCGCGTTGACAAAACGACAATGGCAAACGGAATCGAAGCGAGAGTTCCGTTTTTAGATAAAGATTTTTTAGATGTTACTATTCGAATTAAAACCGAAGAAAAACAGCCAAAAACCTATGACGGAATTGAAAAATACATTCTAAGAAAAGCTTTTGATACACCGGAAAATCCGTATTTGCCAAAAGAAGTTTTGTGGAGACAAAAAGAACAATTCTCTGATGGAGTAGGATATAACTGGGTAGATGCTTTGATAGAATATTGTTCGTCTCAGGTAACAGATGAGCAATTGGCAGGAGCTTCGGCAGAATTTCCGTATAACACACCTACAACAAAAGAAGCGTATTATTACAGATTAATTTTTCATAAATATTATCCACAGGTAAGTGCGGCACAAACGGTTCGTAAATGGATTCCGAAATGGCAGGAAAACCTTGATCCGAGCGGTAGAGCAAATGCTGCTCACTTGCAGGGAAATTTTGAAAATGTAAAATCTGGAGTAGCAGTTTAA